A segment of the Parasynechococcus marenigrum WH 8102 genome:
CAATGAAACAGCGATGGTGGCGCACATGCGACGTCAGATGGGGATCTGCATCAAAGCGGCTGGTGGTGAGGCTCTCCCCCTGAAAGACCTGTTTCGATTGCCCTTGATCGAACCGCTGTTGCAAGGGGCTGTTGCCCTATCCGATGGCGCCTCTCCGCCGGGCTATTACATCCATGAAGTGGGTGGTGCTGCGATGGGCGCTGATCCATCTCAGGGCGTGGTCGATGTGTTCAACCGGCTCTGGGCAGCGTCCAATGTGCTGGTGGTGGATGGAGCCTGCTGGCCGACGTCTGCCTGGCAGAGCCCGACCCTCACGATGATGGCGATCACGCAACGCGCCTGCCTGGAGGCACTCAGGGGTCGCGGCGGCTGAACAGATCGTTGAGGTAGCGCTCGGTGACCGCACGATCTTCACAGCCGTTCTGAAACAGAAAGTGGGCCAGCGCTGAACTCATCACCCGATATTGATCCCAATGAGGGTGTTCGCCGATGAAGTCCTTCATGCCGCGGTACAGCACTTCTGGGATCTCCGCCT
Coding sequences within it:
- a CDS encoding DUF2811 domain-containing protein — encoded protein: MDRNYLERCHEMGVAEKSAEAAASYVSMEAEIPEVLYRGMKDFIGEHPHWDQYRVMSSALAHFLFQNGCEDRAVTERYLNDLFSRRDP